In the Verrucomicrobiia bacterium genome, one interval contains:
- a CDS encoding ferredoxin: MADLANRYPENTGGKYYVDNQCIDCDLCRETAPSNFQRNDDGGYSYVYKQPESAEEEAQCKEAKEGCPVEAIGDDGS, translated from the coding sequence ATGGCCGATCTTGCGAACCGCTATCCCGAGAACACCGGCGGGAAGTACTACGTGGATAACCAGTGCATCGACTGCGACCTGTGCCGGGAGACGGCGCCGAGCAACTTCCAGCGGAATGACGACGGGGGGTACTCGTACGTTTACAAGCAGCCGGAGTCGGCTGAGGAGGAGGCGCAGTGCAAGGAGGCGAAGGAAGGATGCCCGGTGGAGGCGATTGGGGACGACGGTTCGTAG